A genomic segment from Gracilimonas sediminicola encodes:
- a CDS encoding DUF4386 domain-containing protein, whose amino-acid sequence MYNEKKIGRITGVLYLIVIFCAGFAQGVARESVFIAGDAIATANNILANSALFRWGLVTDLIAFSTDIAISVLLYLLLKSVNKPLALIMACFRLIAHPGVATANLLNHVAALNVLESDGLTSQFSQIQLSELSMFFMEAHHLGYILAGVAFGIHCFLLGYLLMKSLHFPKVLGILMIGASFGYLIESFGFILYPEHKVIFGWIVGLSAALGEVTLCIWLMIKGAKLEKI is encoded by the coding sequence ATGTATAATGAAAAGAAAATAGGCAGAATTACCGGAGTGCTGTATCTGATCGTAATATTTTGTGCGGGATTCGCTCAGGGTGTGGCAAGAGAATCCGTATTTATTGCCGGCGATGCGATCGCCACTGCGAATAATATCCTGGCTAATTCAGCATTGTTTAGATGGGGACTGGTTACAGACCTGATCGCGTTTTCTACAGATATTGCGATTTCAGTATTGCTATACCTATTGTTGAAGTCGGTGAATAAACCCCTCGCATTGATCATGGCATGTTTCAGGTTGATAGCGCATCCGGGAGTAGCAACTGCAAATTTACTTAATCATGTAGCGGCTCTTAACGTTTTGGAAAGTGATGGACTTACCAGTCAATTTTCTCAGATTCAGCTAAGTGAATTATCCATGTTTTTTATGGAAGCCCATCATTTGGGATATATTCTGGCCGGAGTAGCGTTCGGAATTCACTGTTTCCTACTGGGCTATTTGCTGATGAAATCACTTCACTTCCCAAAAGTCTTGGGCATCCTCATGATCGGCGCCTCATTCGGCTACCTGATCGAAAGCTTTGGATTTATTTTATATCCTGAACACAAGGTCATTTTTGGATGGATCGTTGGCTTATCGGCAGCGTTGGGGGAAGTGACCCTTTGTATTTGGTTGATGATCAAAGGGGCAAAGTTAGAAAAAATATGA